One genomic region from Arenicella chitinivorans encodes:
- a CDS encoding M56 family metallopeptidase yields MSLHLATLWQYNVEFSILLLVVLVARFLVRKTTRVYNAYLLWSSIPIGVLLAGLVSFVEFSQPPIASVNVLVTQYVVAPATALDKQDSHLSQIWFWIALALVLRLLWQHIQLRRRLASITVPINLPHNSQYRLVGVIQTDFSPAVYGFFRPTIYFPIHLQSQLSNEQIRLILAHEEQHIRQCHLWLNLTWDLAVCLLWFNPLVYLARQSFRHDQELFCDYLVLNRTAPRQHQSYGHALLTTVSATHSVSLLCSWKSFNQLEERIMNIRKSTSLTATLLITLAGMLIVAATSVYAASVDGDHHESRSVHRIVDDKTGKHAVTVKINDKVMHEENGVRFVSGEDGRRPLTNEENAVFNEALTLRTVTPPAPPATMAVAPGQEGVHVEINDLGEQTYIWHKNGLVYTQDKAQRYVLDDGRRRALTREESVGFEAIISEVNANLKVRSLAPRVDGEKRNIQIDLDLTKQGVPHAVHDVGILTEEQQRAFEYHHEAQQKVRQEAHQKRVEFARSQSLAQREEQVLRARKTAHERQVMQAVMASSHARPQAAALPMRSPQPIVALPVSILSDDIRVAPIFHSESVPN; encoded by the coding sequence GTGAGCCTGCACCTGGCCACACTGTGGCAATACAACGTTGAGTTCAGTATCTTATTGTTGGTGGTTCTGGTGGCGCGATTCCTCGTGCGCAAGACCACTCGCGTTTATAACGCTTATTTATTGTGGTCCAGTATTCCGATCGGTGTTCTGCTGGCGGGTCTTGTGTCATTTGTCGAGTTTAGTCAGCCGCCTATCGCGTCGGTGAATGTGCTCGTAACACAGTACGTGGTCGCGCCCGCCACGGCGCTTGACAAACAAGACAGTCATCTCAGCCAGATCTGGTTTTGGATCGCGCTCGCTTTGGTTTTGAGGTTGTTATGGCAACACATTCAGCTGCGCAGGCGACTGGCGTCAATCACAGTGCCCATAAATCTGCCGCATAATTCACAATACCGTTTAGTCGGCGTCATTCAGACGGATTTTTCACCAGCGGTTTATGGTTTTTTTAGGCCGACGATCTATTTTCCTATCCACCTTCAATCGCAGTTGTCCAATGAGCAGATTCGTCTGATCTTGGCGCACGAAGAACAGCATATACGTCAATGTCACCTGTGGTTAAACCTCACGTGGGACTTGGCAGTGTGTTTGTTGTGGTTCAATCCACTGGTGTACTTGGCGCGACAATCTTTTCGTCATGACCAGGAACTATTTTGTGACTATTTGGTGTTAAATCGCACTGCGCCGCGACAACACCAATCCTATGGTCATGCGTTGTTAACCACGGTGTCGGCAACACACTCAGTCAGTCTGCTTTGCTCATGGAAATCGTTCAACCAACTTGAGGAACGAATTATGAATATCAGAAAGTCAACCAGCCTGACGGCAACATTGTTAATCACGCTTGCCGGTATGCTGATTGTTGCAGCGACGTCGGTATATGCTGCCAGCGTGGATGGGGATCACCACGAATCACGCTCGGTGCACCGGATTGTGGATGATAAGACCGGCAAACACGCCGTTACGGTAAAGATTAATGACAAAGTGATGCATGAAGAAAACGGTGTGCGATTCGTAAGCGGGGAAGACGGCCGCAGACCGCTCACCAATGAAGAGAATGCAGTGTTTAACGAAGCATTAACTTTGCGCACAGTAACACCACCGGCACCACCAGCGACGATGGCCGTAGCGCCAGGGCAGGAGGGTGTGCATGTCGAGATCAACGATCTGGGGGAGCAGACTTATATCTGGCACAAGAACGGTCTCGTGTACACACAGGATAAAGCGCAGCGCTATGTGCTTGATGATGGGCGACGGCGTGCGCTAACGCGAGAAGAATCCGTTGGATTTGAAGCGATCATCTCCGAGGTTAACGCCAATTTGAAAGTGCGTTCTCTTGCGCCGCGTGTAGACGGTGAGAAACGTAACATTCAAATTGATCTAGACCTAACGAAACAGGGCGTCCCGCATGCGGTGCATGATGTTGGTATATTGACAGAAGAGCAGCAGCGCGCATTCGAGTACCATCACGAGGCACAACAAAAAGTACGTCAGGAAGCACACCAGAAGCGGGTAGAATTTGCGCGTTCGCAATCGCTGGCCCAACGCGAAGAGCAGGTTCTTCGGGCACGCAAAACTGCGCATGAACGTCAGGTCATGCAAGCCGTGATGGCCTCCTCACACGCACGTCCACAGGCAGCTGCGTTGCCGATGAGAAGCCCGCAGCCAATCGTTGCACTGCCGGTTTCGATCCTCTCGGACGACATACGTGTCGCCCCAATTTTCCACTCCGAGTCCGTACCAAATTAG
- a CDS encoding phytanoyl-CoA dioxygenase family protein — translation MLSHAQIQQFKIDGYLVLRGLINERELVALRSITKAHLNKRIAPFELEAEVHYPGAPASTTAEGGSTIRRLKQAYHRDNTFRAIAERSEITAGIRQILGSKSLFLNPNHHNCVMTKLPQHSSETLWHRDTRYWHFSDKYLVNAWCALGDERQPNGAMKILPGSHRWDVRESALDEAQFLRVDHADNIGRLKTQRLVELDAGDVLLFSAHCFHAAGRNTTDKAKYSLVFTYHGESTRPLPDTTSDQRPELVVPHE, via the coding sequence ATGCTGTCTCACGCGCAAATCCAACAATTTAAGATCGACGGCTATCTGGTACTACGCGGTTTGATTAATGAACGCGAACTCGTTGCGCTACGTAGCATCACCAAGGCGCATTTAAATAAGCGCATAGCACCATTTGAGCTAGAGGCCGAGGTCCATTATCCTGGCGCGCCGGCAAGTACCACCGCTGAGGGCGGCAGCACGATCCGTCGCCTAAAGCAGGCATACCATCGCGACAACACATTTCGTGCCATCGCTGAGCGTTCTGAAATCACCGCAGGCATCCGCCAAATACTTGGCTCCAAATCCTTGTTTTTGAACCCGAATCATCACAATTGCGTGATGACTAAGCTACCACAGCACAGCTCAGAAACACTGTGGCACCGAGACACGCGGTACTGGCACTTCAGCGACAAGTACCTAGTTAACGCCTGGTGCGCACTCGGCGATGAACGCCAACCAAATGGCGCAATGAAAATTTTACCCGGCTCACATCGTTGGGACGTGCGCGAATCAGCATTGGATGAGGCCCAGTTTCTACGCGTGGATCACGCCGACAATATTGGCAGACTCAAGACCCAGCGTTTAGTAGAGCTGGATGCAGGCGACGTTTTATTATTCAGTGCGCATTGCTTCCATGCCGCTGGCCGCAACACAACCGACAAGGCTAAATACTCGCTGGTGTTCACCTATCACGGGGAGTCCACCCGTCCTTTACCGGATACCACGTCAGACCAGCGCCCTGAACTCGTCGTGCCGCACGAATAA
- the smc gene encoding chromosome segregation protein SMC, translated as MRLKHIKLSGFKSFVDTTKVSVPNNLIGIVGPNGCGKSNVIDAIRWVMGESSAKTLRGDSMEDVIFNGSAVRKPVNRAYVELVFDNTDGSAPGSYAKFAEIGIRRELTRDGGSKYFINRDRCRRKDIQDIFLGTGLGPRSYSIIEQGMVGRIVESKPEDLRVLIEEAAGISKYKERRRETENRIRHTRDNLSRVEDIIGELETQLRRLKRQANEAERYKTLKAEQRDLDSHLKTLRWSGLHNQVKAKDLELERLQTEFESQVAEQRDVESRIELMREQQAELTETLNTVHAEYYGVGGEIAALEQSIEHTRTTRQRQQEEFERLVNSELEASQLLEQDQIRLETAQEQLIELEPMAEALAESYEVALGEFQSAEQAFNHWQTEWEQLNRDAANPEKEREVQSTRIEEQQRQIHHFSQRSEQVASTLADIDGKLNIDEINQLKEDVAIIDEECTTLETQLQERDQEIVTLRDALDENRERHNLVRHKLQDDSAQLKSLKALQAAALGEDNPEVNKWLQMRGIKDNPRLAASLQVKSGWELAVDTVLSSQLNAISVQQLEELAGEFDSFKAGRVWVVDQTSAPVVNSDAKLDVLADKVSSTDIQIDGWFNGVYVADTVKEALSQRHQLAAHESIVTREGCWIGTNWASFGLDQAKGGVLAREAQIEKLADSVDLASHELQKIQAATEADQARIKELESTRELARNEFRNKSHQRSDLHNQLGRIEARSAELLKQRDNLLIEQQELSDRLANAKEQVALAQKLMEDAQELASNFEYRREELTQQRAELTGQLESARQRERAARDERQAKQIELERLQSSTSNLQESIARLSHQLEGQAARRAELAALIDNEDDPTEAMREQLQELIEKRLVVEQSLSKARNELAEFENQMKSADQARLGFDRHSKSVRDNLEGVRMARQELVVRRNTISEEMGKDEEAMLLLQQNLPDDLALQTIEQNLAEVSRKIERIGAVNLVAIDEYEECSERKVYLDKQHADLTEAMATLEAAIAKIDKETRTRFKETFDSLNEGFKEFFPKLFGGGSAYLELTGNDMLNTGVGVMARPPGKRNSTIHLLSGGEKALTAVSLLFAFFELNPAPFCVLDEVDAPMDDANVERYAGVLKQLGEKTQLLFITHNKITMEVADILVGVTMAEPGVSRLVAVDVAEAAAMAAQ; from the coding sequence ATGCGCCTAAAACACATTAAACTTTCCGGCTTCAAGTCGTTTGTAGATACGACGAAAGTGTCGGTACCGAACAATTTAATCGGCATCGTCGGCCCCAATGGTTGTGGCAAATCCAACGTGATTGACGCCATTCGTTGGGTAATGGGTGAGTCCTCAGCAAAGACGCTGCGCGGTGATAGCATGGAAGATGTTATTTTTAATGGCTCTGCGGTACGCAAGCCGGTAAATCGCGCGTATGTGGAACTCGTCTTTGATAACACTGACGGTTCCGCACCGGGCAGCTACGCCAAGTTTGCCGAGATTGGTATTCGGCGCGAGCTGACTCGTGATGGTGGCTCGAAGTACTTCATCAACAGAGATCGCTGCCGACGTAAAGATATTCAGGATATTTTTCTTGGTACTGGACTTGGTCCGCGTTCGTACTCGATTATTGAGCAGGGCATGGTTGGTCGTATCGTAGAATCTAAGCCCGAAGACCTGCGGGTCTTAATTGAAGAAGCTGCTGGTATTTCGAAGTACAAAGAGCGTCGACGTGAAACTGAAAACCGCATTCGCCATACCCGCGACAACCTGAGTCGCGTCGAAGATATTATTGGCGAGCTTGAGACCCAATTACGTCGATTGAAGCGTCAAGCGAATGAGGCAGAGCGTTACAAGACATTGAAGGCCGAGCAGCGTGACTTGGACAGCCATCTCAAGACGTTGCGCTGGTCTGGTCTGCATAACCAAGTCAAAGCCAAAGATCTCGAGCTCGAACGGCTGCAAACTGAGTTTGAGTCACAGGTCGCGGAGCAGCGTGATGTTGAGTCTAGGATTGAGTTAATGCGCGAGCAGCAGGCTGAACTGACCGAAACCTTAAACACCGTTCACGCTGAGTATTATGGTGTTGGTGGCGAGATCGCAGCGCTGGAACAATCGATCGAACACACACGCACCACCCGGCAGCGTCAGCAGGAAGAGTTTGAACGCTTAGTAAACTCTGAGTTGGAGGCGTCGCAGTTATTAGAGCAGGACCAAATTCGACTGGAGACGGCGCAAGAGCAGCTTATTGAATTAGAGCCGATGGCCGAAGCGTTAGCAGAAAGCTATGAAGTCGCCTTGGGAGAGTTTCAGTCGGCGGAGCAGGCATTCAACCACTGGCAGACTGAATGGGAGCAATTGAATCGCGACGCAGCCAACCCTGAAAAAGAGCGCGAAGTACAGTCAACTCGAATCGAAGAACAGCAACGTCAGATTCATCATTTCTCACAACGTAGTGAGCAAGTCGCCAGCACGCTTGCCGATATCGATGGGAAGTTGAATATCGACGAAATAAACCAGTTAAAAGAAGACGTGGCGATCATCGATGAAGAATGCACCACGCTCGAGACCCAGTTGCAGGAACGTGATCAAGAGATTGTGACCTTGCGTGATGCACTGGACGAAAATCGTGAGCGCCACAACCTCGTGCGCCATAAGCTGCAGGATGACTCAGCACAATTGAAGTCGCTTAAAGCTTTGCAGGCGGCCGCGCTTGGGGAAGACAATCCGGAAGTTAATAAATGGCTTCAAATGCGTGGAATCAAAGACAATCCACGTCTGGCCGCCAGTTTGCAGGTAAAAAGTGGCTGGGAACTGGCAGTGGACACGGTTCTCAGTAGCCAGCTGAATGCAATATCGGTGCAGCAATTGGAAGAGTTGGCTGGCGAGTTCGACTCGTTTAAGGCTGGCCGCGTTTGGGTGGTTGACCAAACTTCTGCACCCGTCGTAAACAGTGATGCCAAGTTGGATGTACTGGCCGATAAAGTCAGTTCCACGGACATTCAAATCGACGGTTGGTTTAACGGTGTGTACGTCGCAGACACGGTGAAGGAGGCCCTGTCTCAACGTCACCAGTTAGCGGCGCACGAATCAATTGTCACCCGTGAAGGTTGCTGGATCGGGACCAATTGGGCGTCTTTTGGTCTGGATCAAGCCAAAGGTGGTGTTCTGGCGCGGGAAGCTCAAATTGAGAAGCTGGCCGACAGCGTCGATCTTGCTAGCCACGAGTTACAGAAAATCCAAGCCGCGACCGAAGCCGATCAAGCTCGAATCAAAGAGTTGGAGTCGACGCGCGAACTCGCGCGAAATGAATTTCGCAACAAGTCTCATCAGCGTTCAGATCTGCATAATCAACTTGGGCGCATTGAAGCGCGAAGCGCAGAACTGCTCAAGCAGCGTGATAATTTGCTGATTGAGCAGCAAGAATTGAGTGATCGCCTTGCTAACGCGAAGGAGCAGGTCGCACTGGCCCAGAAATTGATGGAAGACGCTCAAGAGCTGGCATCGAATTTTGAGTATCGACGTGAGGAACTGACGCAGCAACGCGCAGAGCTAACCGGTCAGTTGGAGTCAGCGCGACAACGCGAGCGCGCTGCGCGTGATGAGCGACAAGCGAAACAGATTGAGTTAGAGCGGTTACAGTCCAGTACCAGTAATTTACAGGAGAGTATTGCTCGACTATCTCATCAGCTGGAAGGACAAGCCGCGCGGCGAGCGGAGTTGGCGGCATTGATTGACAATGAAGACGACCCGACCGAAGCCATGCGTGAACAACTGCAGGAATTGATTGAAAAGCGCTTAGTGGTTGAGCAGTCGCTGTCCAAGGCGCGCAATGAGCTCGCCGAATTTGAGAATCAAATGAAGTCGGCAGACCAGGCTCGTCTGGGCTTCGATCGTCATTCAAAATCCGTGCGTGACAATCTAGAAGGTGTGCGTATGGCACGTCAGGAGCTGGTTGTTCGACGGAATACGATCTCGGAAGAGATGGGTAAGGACGAAGAGGCCATGCTGCTGTTGCAGCAAAACCTACCGGATGATCTTGCTTTGCAGACGATTGAGCAGAATTTGGCCGAGGTGTCACGCAAGATCGAACGGATTGGTGCGGTCAACTTGGTGGCGATTGATGAGTATGAAGAGTGCTCAGAACGGAAAGTCTACCTCGATAAGCAACACGCTGATTTGACTGAGGCCATGGCCACTCTCGAAGCGGCAATTGCCAAAATTGACAAAGAAACACGTACGCGTTTCAAAGAAACCTTTGATAGTCTGAACGAGGGTTTCAAGGAGTTCTTTCCAAAACTGTTCGGTGGCGGTAGTGCGTATCTGGAACTCACCGGGAACGACATGCTCAATACCGGAGTCGGCGTAATGGCACGCCCGCCGGGCAAACGTAACAGCACGATTCACCTTTTGTCTGGTGGTGAGAAAGCACTGACCGCGGTGTCGCTTTTGTTTGCATTCTTTGAACTGAATCCCGCGCCATTTTGCGTGCTGGACGAGGTTGATGCACCGATGGATGACGCCAATGTGGAGCGTTATGCAGGCGTGTTAAAGCAGTTGGGTGAGAAAACTCAGTTGCTGTTTATCACGCATAATAAAATTACCATGGAGGTGGCCGATATCCTCGTTGGCGTGACGATGGCAGAACCCGGTGTCTCTCGCTTGGTGGCAGTGGATGTTGCCGAAGCAGCAGCAATGGCGGCGCAGTAG
- a CDS encoding cell division protein ZipA C-terminal FtsZ-binding domain-containing protein → MADLYLIFFLVGAVLFLGIVGYSYWQKSRVHDDKKSDYVDPLFAQISGDKTDVSTPSGHTEQSDTTLSLSTADEGASGAESVLPDIKPSANASTPSGHTKVHKEPSLTKPSSSQQPVPESPQVREPSLREAAINSMPNDKLAEGQSAAELVKPHTDPKTSSMVTELVARIKNPGPIEQQGLLGLFRKHDFKFHRKVHIYGLNELTDMWRDIEFELPSARFTELGVSIQLADREGAMSKKELHDFQQMVLEFTNAYDAPFEFSMDLDEALAQAAALDKLGRRYDSMAVLNVVPRSKSGFRMADIESCARDLMMSTDKNGIFMKTEGHKSNMTVLYRLACTDGTGQFGITVSSAAPVHDLVVYMNVPTTNDPERVFEAMVKDANSLATWLDGKVVDRVGKVMTQRSYSTLMQQVSDIAFSMQQDGLTPGDAVSKKLF, encoded by the coding sequence GTGGCTGATCTGTATTTGATTTTCTTCCTGGTTGGTGCGGTCCTGTTTCTGGGGATTGTCGGCTATTCGTATTGGCAGAAAAGTCGTGTGCATGACGATAAGAAGTCCGACTATGTTGATCCGCTATTCGCCCAGATTTCTGGCGATAAGACCGATGTGTCGACACCGAGTGGTCACACAGAACAATCCGACACCACGCTAAGTCTGTCCACCGCAGATGAAGGCGCGAGTGGTGCTGAGAGCGTACTGCCTGACATTAAACCAAGTGCCAATGCGTCCACGCCTTCTGGCCACACTAAGGTGCACAAGGAACCAAGCCTGACCAAACCCAGCAGCAGCCAGCAACCGGTGCCTGAGTCACCGCAGGTGCGTGAACCGAGTCTGCGCGAAGCCGCAATAAATTCCATGCCGAATGACAAGCTGGCTGAAGGTCAATCCGCTGCCGAACTTGTCAAGCCACATACTGATCCGAAAACCTCCAGTATGGTGACTGAGCTGGTGGCAAGGATTAAAAATCCCGGCCCGATAGAGCAGCAAGGCTTGCTCGGGCTATTTCGAAAGCATGATTTTAAGTTTCATCGCAAGGTGCATATCTACGGTCTCAATGAGTTGACGGATATGTGGCGAGACATTGAGTTTGAGCTGCCATCGGCACGGTTTACAGAATTGGGCGTGTCCATTCAGCTGGCAGATCGAGAGGGAGCGATGTCCAAGAAGGAGCTGCACGACTTTCAGCAAATGGTACTTGAGTTTACCAACGCCTATGACGCGCCATTTGAATTTTCGATGGACTTGGATGAAGCATTGGCCCAGGCGGCCGCGTTGGACAAGCTGGGACGCCGGTACGATTCTATGGCTGTGCTAAATGTGGTTCCGCGTTCCAAGTCTGGGTTTCGCATGGCGGATATAGAGAGCTGTGCAAGAGATTTGATGATGTCGACTGATAAAAACGGCATCTTCATGAAAACCGAAGGGCATAAATCGAATATGACGGTATTGTATCGCCTTGCCTGTACGGATGGCACCGGCCAGTTCGGAATTACCGTGAGCAGTGCCGCTCCGGTTCACGATTTAGTGGTGTATATGAATGTGCCCACCACCAATGATCCCGAGCGCGTGTTTGAAGCGATGGTCAAGGATGCTAATAGTCTGGCAACCTGGCTCGATGGCAAAGTGGTTGATCGCGTGGGGAAGGTGATGACGCAACGGTCTTACTCAACGCTTATGCAGCAGGTTTCTGACATTGCCTTCAGTATGCAGCAAGACGGGTTGACGCCTGGCGATGCGGTCTCCAAGAAACTTTTTTAG